In Mucilaginibacter celer, one DNA window encodes the following:
- a CDS encoding sialidase family protein: MAKKGLFMALHSLLFSGEPVAQHNPRRKGLIKDEFIYDKAPYPECHAATIAETPTGLVASWFGGTKERYTDVCIWVSRLVNGKWTEGVNVANGMRNNTLRCACWNPVLYQVPEGELQLYYKIGPDPSKWKGFVKTSADGGISWSVQKALPNGFLGPIKNKPVLLENGTLLSPVSTEAKTWKVHFEASNNFGETWAMIGPVGDDGKNLRAIQPCILTYKDGSLQALCRSQNRAVLTTSSHDGGKTWSPLQKTSLPNNDSCIDAVTLKDGRQLLVYNHVLPRGNLTRGARTPLNMAVSADGVNWYAALILENSPEGEYSYPSVIQSADGMVHVVYTWRRQKIKYVVIDPSKLELKEIIDGIWPKAGDDVSGRNK; this comes from the coding sequence ATGGCAAAGAAAGGATTATTCATGGCACTTCACTCTCTGCTTTTTAGCGGTGAGCCGGTTGCTCAGCATAATCCACGGCGCAAAGGGCTCATTAAAGACGAATTTATTTACGATAAGGCCCCGTACCCGGAATGTCATGCTGCAACCATCGCCGAAACACCCACCGGGCTTGTGGCCTCATGGTTTGGCGGCACTAAAGAACGATACACTGACGTATGTATCTGGGTGAGCCGACTTGTTAATGGCAAATGGACAGAGGGGGTAAACGTAGCAAACGGCATGCGGAACAACACCTTACGTTGCGCTTGTTGGAACCCCGTATTGTACCAGGTACCTGAAGGCGAATTGCAACTTTATTATAAAATTGGCCCCGATCCCTCAAAATGGAAAGGTTTTGTTAAAACATCCGCTGATGGCGGGATTAGTTGGTCTGTACAGAAAGCATTACCTAACGGCTTTTTAGGGCCAATTAAAAACAAACCCGTATTACTTGAAAACGGAACGCTGCTGAGCCCCGTAAGCACCGAGGCCAAAACATGGAAGGTTCATTTTGAAGCCAGTAACAATTTTGGTGAAACCTGGGCTATGATTGGTCCCGTTGGTGATGATGGAAAGAACTTAAGGGCTATTCAGCCATGTATTTTAACTTATAAAGACGGTAGTTTGCAGGCGCTTTGCCGTAGCCAAAACCGGGCTGTATTGACTACATCGTCACACGATGGTGGTAAAACATGGTCGCCTTTGCAGAAAACGTCTCTTCCTAATAATGATTCTTGTATCGATGCGGTGACGTTGAAAGATGGACGGCAATTACTGGTTTACAATCACGTATTACCACGTGGAAATTTAACCAGGGGCGCACGCACACCTCTTAACATGGCTGTTTCTGCAGATGGTGTTAACTGGTATGCTGCTTTGATTTTGGAAAATTCACCCGAAGGAGAGTACTCATATCCGTCTGTAATTCAGTCGGCCGATGGTATGGTTCATGTAGTTTACACCTGGCGCAGGCAAAAAATAAAATATGTGGTGATCGACCCCTCGAAACTGGAGTTGAAAGAAATAATAGATGGCATTTGGCCTAAGGCGGGTGATGATGTATCCGGTCGGAATAAGTGA
- a CDS encoding zinc-binding alcohol dehydrogenase family protein: MKILTCTTPGELNYGTADMPALKPGKALLKIKRIGICGTDLHAFEGTQPFFSYPRILGHELAAELADPGMAEGFTINEAVTFIPYFNCEHCIACRSGKPNCCVNIQVCGVHTDGGMAEYLQVPARLLVHGEGLSFDELALVEPLAIGAHGVRRADVKPGEFVLVIGAGPIGLGIMEFARIAGAKVIAADVNPQRLAFCSDNLKVDYTINVKNEDVIERLKEITNGDMPTVIIDATGNQKAINGAFLYLAHGGRYVLVGLQRDELIVSHPEFHKRESTLMSSRNATRGDFEHVINSMKKGLVDPQTYITHRVKFDEVKDNFESWLNPANGVIKAMVEV; the protein is encoded by the coding sequence ATGAAGATACTAACCTGTACAACTCCCGGAGAGTTAAACTACGGCACAGCCGATATGCCTGCGCTAAAGCCGGGCAAAGCTTTACTAAAAATAAAACGCATTGGTATTTGCGGCACAGATTTGCATGCTTTTGAAGGCACACAACCATTTTTTAGCTACCCCCGCATATTAGGCCACGAGCTGGCTGCAGAGCTGGCTGATCCTGGCATGGCCGAAGGATTCACTATAAATGAAGCGGTAACTTTTATCCCATACTTTAATTGTGAGCACTGCATAGCCTGCCGCTCCGGTAAACCAAATTGCTGCGTAAATATCCAGGTTTGCGGTGTACATACCGATGGCGGTATGGCCGAATACCTGCAGGTTCCGGCCCGTTTACTGGTTCATGGCGAGGGTTTGAGCTTTGATGAACTGGCGCTTGTTGAGCCGCTTGCCATCGGCGCACACGGTGTACGCCGTGCTGATGTAAAACCCGGCGAATTTGTACTGGTGATAGGTGCAGGCCCGATAGGACTTGGCATTATGGAGTTTGCCCGCATTGCCGGTGCAAAGGTAATAGCAGCGGATGTAAACCCGCAACGCCTTGCTTTTTGCAGTGATAATTTAAAGGTTGATTACACCATCAATGTAAAAAATGAGGATGTAATTGAACGGTTAAAGGAAATCACCAATGGCGACATGCCAACGGTAATCATAGATGCTACCGGTAATCAAAAAGCTATTAACGGCGCGTTTTTATACCTGGCCCATGGCGGCAGGTACGTGCTGGTAGGTTTGCAGCGCGACGAACTGATTGTAAGCCATCCCGAGTTTCATAAACGCGAAAGCACACTGATGAGCAGCCGCAATGCCACCCGCGGGGACTTTGAACACGTGATCAATTCGATGAAAAAAGGGTTGGTTGATCCCCAAACTTACATAACCCACCGCGTAAAGTTTGATGAGGTGAAAGATAATTTTGAAAGCTGGCTAAACCCGGCAAACGGCGTAATTAAAGCGATGGTTGAGGTATAG
- a CDS encoding tagaturonate reductase, whose product MILSRYNLRKINVPATELPPPDVFDLPEKVLQFGTGVLLRGLPDYFIDKANRQGIFNGRVAVIKSTDKGSTTDFDMQDGLYTIYSKGIENGEEVSERVICSAISRVLSANSEWEEILAIARSKNLQIIISNTTEVGIQLVKEDMGKHPPASFPAKLLAILYERYLAFNGREDTGLVIIPTELIIDNGKKLEAIVLELAHLNKLEPAFMDWLESGNNFCNSLVDRIVPGRPDEALSNVLETERGYTDNLSIMSETYSLWAIEGDDSIAEVLSFVQADKGVVITPDIELFRELKLRLLNGTHTLSCAVAYLSGFKTVKEALDYEEFTRFITKLVFTEIVPSIPYKIDEAVAADFADKVLDRFRNPNIRHEWLSISVQYTTKIKMRVIPLLLNYYKNNNSVPQAMALGFAAFIRFMQIAEAAGGKYTGNLNGEAYTVTDDHASYFGKTWAGANETTAINAILKNKDLWDADLTTLNGFTEAVSEKFKSITEQGKPQLSGL is encoded by the coding sequence ATGATATTATCACGATATAACCTCAGAAAAATTAATGTACCGGCAACAGAACTACCGCCGCCGGATGTATTCGATCTGCCCGAGAAAGTGTTACAGTTTGGCACCGGCGTACTGCTGCGCGGTTTACCCGATTATTTTATTGATAAAGCCAACCGCCAGGGTATTTTTAACGGAAGGGTGGCGGTAATAAAATCGACAGACAAAGGATCGACCACCGATTTTGATATGCAGGATGGCTTATACACCATCTATTCAAAAGGAATTGAAAACGGTGAGGAGGTAAGCGAACGGGTAATCTGCTCGGCTATCAGCAGGGTATTATCTGCCAACAGCGAGTGGGAAGAGATACTGGCAATAGCCCGGAGCAAAAACCTGCAGATAATCATTTCAAACACTACCGAGGTAGGCATCCAACTGGTAAAGGAAGATATGGGCAAACACCCGCCAGCATCGTTCCCGGCTAAGTTACTGGCCATTTTATATGAGCGTTACCTGGCGTTTAACGGGCGGGAGGATACCGGCCTGGTAATTATCCCTACAGAACTGATAATTGATAATGGTAAAAAATTGGAGGCTATTGTGCTTGAACTGGCTCACCTCAATAAACTGGAGCCCGCCTTTATGGATTGGCTGGAAAGCGGCAACAATTTTTGCAATTCGCTGGTAGACAGGATTGTACCGGGCAGGCCTGATGAAGCCCTAAGCAACGTTTTGGAAACAGAAAGAGGCTATACCGATAATCTTAGCATTATGTCTGAAACTTATAGCCTTTGGGCCATTGAGGGCGACGACAGCATCGCTGAGGTGTTAAGTTTTGTACAGGCTGATAAAGGCGTTGTAATTACCCCCGATATTGAGTTGTTCAGGGAGTTGAAACTACGCCTGCTTAACGGTACGCATACATTAAGTTGCGCTGTTGCTTATCTATCTGGTTTTAAAACGGTTAAGGAGGCGTTGGATTATGAGGAGTTTACACGTTTTATAACAAAATTGGTGTTCACCGAAATTGTACCTTCTATCCCATACAAAATTGATGAAGCTGTTGCCGCCGATTTTGCGGATAAAGTACTGGATAGGTTTCGTAACCCAAATATCAGGCATGAGTGGCTCAGCATCTCTGTACAGTATACCACCAAAATTAAAATGCGGGTGATTCCGCTGTTGTTAAATTATTATAAAAACAATAACAGTGTGCCGCAAGCCATGGCACTTGGCTTTGCTGCGTTTATACGTTTTATGCAGATTGCCGAAGCGGCCGGTGGTAAATACACCGGCAACCTGAACGGCGAGGCTTATACCGTAACCGACGACCACGCATCATATTTTGGCAAAACCTGGGCAGGCGCTAATGAAACTACCGCAATAAATGCCATCCTCAAAAACAAAGATCTGTGGGATGCCGATTTAACTACGCTTAATGGCTTTACCGAAGCAGTGAGTGAAAAGTTCAAGTCTATCACTGAGCAAGGAAAGCCACAGTTAAGCGGCCTTTAA
- a CDS encoding AAA family ATPase, with product MPFLSHISLPALSGSYLQNISSLKNGLQLRLRSNVTFFVGENGSGKSTLLEGIAEQCGFSLRGGNRNHNLNTGHLFEGYESPLARLVQLGWTPRRVNNGFFMRAESFFNFASYIDELAIDNRRIYEAYGGRSLHEQSHGESFLALFQNQFEAGIYILDEPEAALSPARILAFMSVIHQLDRSGRAQFIIATHSPMLICYPGAAIYQFEEGGISETNYENTEHYVLTKSFLDNPALYLRHLLDE from the coding sequence ATGCCGTTTTTATCTCATATCTCCTTGCCGGCCTTATCCGGTAGTTACCTGCAAAATATCTCCAGCCTTAAAAATGGTTTACAACTGAGGCTAAGAAGCAATGTTACATTTTTTGTAGGCGAAAATGGTTCGGGCAAATCAACGCTGCTGGAAGGCATAGCTGAGCAATGCGGCTTTAGTTTGCGGGGCGGCAACCGCAATCATAACCTGAATACCGGGCACCTGTTTGAAGGTTACGAATCGCCACTGGCCAGACTGGTTCAATTGGGATGGACGCCCCGGCGCGTTAACAACGGCTTTTTTATGCGGGCCGAAAGTTTCTTTAATTTCGCCTCCTACATCGACGAACTGGCCATCGATAACCGCCGCATTTATGAAGCCTACGGGGGTAGGTCGCTCCATGAGCAATCGCACGGCGAATCTTTTTTGGCTTTATTTCAAAACCAGTTTGAGGCGGGTATTTATATCCTCGATGAGCCCGAGGCTGCTTTATCCCCGGCAAGGATTCTTGCTTTTATGTCGGTAATCCACCAGTTGGATCGCAGCGGGCGGGCACAGTTTATTATAGCAACGCATTCGCCAATGCTGATCTGCTATCCGGGGGCCGCTATTTACCAGTTTGAAGAGGGTGGCATCAGCGAAACTAATTATGAAAATACCGAACATTACGTTCTAACCAAATCATTCCTGGATAATCCGGCGTTGTATCTCCGGCATCTGTTGGATGAGTAA
- a CDS encoding DUF4241 domain-containing protein — protein MGFLSNLFKKEKEVYSPVDYNRVFDNTVIDGIPVERLDIGLLNVPTGQIIVCDPLVFSDAQPFTKTVAPGKYPVTIYIAKTPDAGDRYAVACLEIKPGRAEKWVLALTKGQDTSQLKNEGDYFGFPVDAGLGGFLDSQTAAVYDKFLDDFQKNNPNSNIYDDFFAAEFKKNAADQDDPNDIGDWVNFTFPGTDLNITMFHSGYGDGMYPAYWGTTNDEEIVSLVIDFMVLFGEW, from the coding sequence ATGGGATTTTTAAGCAATCTGTTCAAAAAAGAAAAAGAAGTTTATTCGCCGGTTGATTATAACCGGGTGTTTGATAATACGGTTATTGACGGCATCCCGGTTGAAAGATTGGATATTGGCTTGTTGAATGTACCGACCGGGCAAATTATAGTTTGCGACCCTTTAGTTTTTTCTGATGCTCAGCCTTTTACTAAAACAGTCGCTCCCGGCAAATACCCGGTAACAATTTACATAGCTAAAACACCCGATGCCGGTGATCGCTACGCCGTAGCCTGTTTAGAAATAAAACCCGGGCGAGCCGAAAAGTGGGTGCTTGCTTTAACCAAAGGCCAGGATACGTCACAACTAAAAAACGAAGGTGACTATTTTGGTTTTCCTGTAGATGCAGGTTTAGGCGGCTTTTTAGATAGCCAAACTGCCGCCGTGTATGATAAGTTTCTTGATGATTTTCAGAAAAACAATCCCAACAGTAATATTTACGATGATTTTTTTGCTGCCGAATTTAAGAAAAACGCTGCCGACCAAGATGATCCAAACGATATTGGCGATTGGGTAAATTTTACCTTCCCCGGTACCGATTTAAATATAACCATGTTTCATTCGGGTTATGGTGATGGCATGTATCCGGCTTATTGGGGAACGACGAACGATGAAGAGATAGTTTCGCTGGTGATTGATTTTATGGTGTTGTTTGGGGAGTGGTAG
- a CDS encoding UPF0175 family protein gives MTLQVPEELENDHDETVRLIAAKLYESGKLTLGQAAEMCGMKKWDFAEILINYGVHYFDSSATADLNDFNQSSGK, from the coding sequence ATGACATTACAGGTTCCAGAAGAACTTGAAAACGATCATGACGAAACTGTACGTTTAATTGCGGCCAAACTATATGAATCGGGTAAGTTAACCCTCGGACAGGCCGCGGAAATGTGTGGGATGAAGAAATGGGATTTCGCTGAGATCCTGATTAATTATGGTGTGCATTATTTTGACTCAAGCGCAACAGCAGATCTAAATGACTTTAACCAATCCTCCGGAAAATAA
- a CDS encoding DUF3368 domain-containing protein: MKGTVGVLLNAKQNGIIPLLRPYIELIQQTNFRLSQQLAEQFIKDAGE; encoded by the coding sequence ATAAAGGGCACTGTAGGAGTTTTATTAAATGCAAAGCAGAACGGTATTATTCCTCTGCTACGTCCATATATTGAACTTATTCAGCAAACTAATTTCAGATTATCACAGCAACTGGCTGAGCAATTTATTAAGGACGCGGGCGAATAA
- a CDS encoding SRPBCC family protein yields the protein MSDKITVNATVNAGVKKVWDYYTQPEHITKWNFADPSWQCPSASNDMRVGGKYAARMEAKDGSFGFDFEATYDEIVEGEKFTYTMPNGRQASVEFKENGDQTDVAVTFDPENQNSLEMQKNGWQAILNSFKSYTEAN from the coding sequence ATGAGCGACAAAATCACGGTTAACGCTACGGTAAACGCCGGTGTTAAAAAGGTATGGGATTATTACACCCAGCCAGAACATATTACCAAATGGAATTTTGCCGATCCGTCATGGCAGTGCCCCTCAGCATCAAACGATATGCGCGTGGGCGGAAAATACGCTGCACGCATGGAAGCTAAAGACGGCAGTTTCGGTTTTGATTTCGAGGCTACCTACGATGAAATTGTTGAGGGCGAAAAGTTTACCTACACCATGCCAAACGGTCGCCAGGCCAGCGTTGAGTTTAAAGAAAACGGCGATCAAACTGATGTTGCAGTTACTTTTGATCCGGAAAATCAAAACTCGCTTGAGATGCAGAAGAATGGCTGGCAGGCGATATTGAATAGTTTTAAGAGCTATACGGAAGCGAATTAA
- a CDS encoding SRPBCC family protein yields the protein MKHNLQFDFIADKQKNTLTIRREFLAGRQLVWDCYTQSELLDQWFAPKPFTTKTKSMDFSEGGHWHYAMVDPSGTEYWGYTEYIKIEPIDYYTTLDAFSNAEGEINQDLPRAEWLVNFTDKDENALVETIVTYKSLSDLETVIQMGMEQGMMATLEKLDELLLTLNK from the coding sequence ATGAAACACAATTTGCAGTTTGATTTTATTGCCGATAAACAAAAAAACACACTAACCATCAGGCGCGAGTTTTTGGCTGGCAGGCAACTGGTTTGGGATTGCTATACCCAAAGCGAATTGCTTGACCAGTGGTTTGCGCCTAAACCCTTTACCACCAAAACAAAATCGATGGATTTTAGTGAAGGCGGTCACTGGCATTACGCCATGGTTGACCCAAGCGGTACTGAGTATTGGGGCTATACCGAATATATAAAAATCGAGCCGATTGATTATTACACCACGCTGGATGCTTTCAGCAATGCCGAGGGTGAAATAAACCAGGATTTGCCCCGTGCCGAATGGCTGGTTAACTTTACCGATAAGGATGAAAACGCGTTGGTTGAAACTATTGTAACCTATAAATCGTTATCCGATTTGGAAACGGTTATCCAGATGGGTATGGAACAGGGCATGATGGCCACACTCGAAAAACTCGACGAACTTTTACTAACCTTAAATAAATAA
- a CDS encoding ArsR/SmtB family transcription factor, which produces MRRDIFQAIADPTRRAIIALIAIQAMTPNAIAEHFDTTRQAISKHLKVLTECQLLKQEHQGREIYYQLEIDKMKEIDKWLEQFRKIWETRFSQLDDLLSTLKKQK; this is translated from the coding sequence GTGAGAAGAGATATTTTCCAGGCCATTGCCGACCCGACCCGCAGAGCCATCATAGCCCTCATAGCCATACAGGCCATGACGCCGAATGCCATTGCCGAACATTTTGATACCACCAGGCAGGCCATTTCAAAGCACCTGAAGGTGTTAACCGAGTGCCAGTTGCTGAAACAGGAGCACCAGGGACGGGAGATTTATTACCAGTTGGAGATTGACAAAATGAAAGAGATAGATAAATGGCTGGAACAATTCCGCAAAATTTGGGAAACGCGTTTTTCGCAGCTCGATGATCTTTTATCAACCTTAAAAAAACAAAAATAG
- a CDS encoding DoxX family membrane protein: protein MKKIILFVLCLLTGLMFINAGLNKFFNYMPVPKDMPAEMMKVFQAYMTIGWLMPLVGAAEVVGGLLLIIPVTRALGAVILVPILTGILLANISTSPSALPISLIMAAVVVWVIIDNREKYLPMIRK, encoded by the coding sequence ATGAAAAAAATAATACTGTTTGTTTTATGCCTGCTAACGGGCCTGATGTTTATCAACGCCGGTTTAAATAAATTTTTTAACTACATGCCCGTGCCAAAGGATATGCCTGCCGAAATGATGAAAGTATTTCAGGCTTACATGACCATAGGCTGGTTGATGCCTTTGGTTGGCGCTGCGGAGGTAGTTGGTGGTTTATTGCTGATTATTCCGGTAACAAGGGCATTGGGTGCAGTGATACTGGTGCCTATCTTAACAGGCATTTTGTTGGCCAATATCAGTACTTCGCCATCGGCTTTACCTATTTCGCTGATAATGGCGGCAGTTGTTGTTTGGGTAATTATTGATAACAGGGAAAAATACCTTCCGATGATCAGGAAGTAA
- a CDS encoding AAA family ATPase, protein MTNGFVFGKFLPFHKGHEALIRFALSKCDFVTVLICCSDKEVLPGDVRQRWIGESFAGIHQLEIRIFNYLESELPNTSQSSRKVSAVWARQFKTLLPGYTVVITSEPYGAFVAGFMNIKHIPFDPDRSRFSISASAIRSDLFSNWNFLPAAVKPFYAIKIAILGTESVGKSTLSEQLAEHYNSSLVPEAGRDLIADSNSFTYNDLLRVSHEHSKRVKATMAGDNPLIIMDTDLHITMSYSRFVFDKELELTDEISSVDKSHLYLYLVNDVPHVQDGTRLDLERRNALDASHRRVLFDNNIPFIELKGSWEERFTAALRNIDHLIAQK, encoded by the coding sequence ATGACTAATGGATTTGTATTCGGGAAATTTTTGCCTTTTCATAAAGGGCATGAAGCGCTTATTCGTTTTGCCTTAAGTAAATGTGATTTTGTAACCGTTTTAATTTGTTGCAGCGATAAGGAAGTTTTACCCGGTGACGTAAGACAGCGATGGATAGGGGAGAGTTTTGCTGGTATTCATCAACTTGAGATCAGGATTTTTAATTATCTTGAATCCGAGTTGCCAAATACCTCTCAATCCTCGCGCAAGGTTTCTGCAGTTTGGGCCCGGCAATTTAAAACTCTTCTTCCCGGTTACACCGTGGTTATCACGTCCGAGCCCTATGGTGCTTTCGTTGCCGGCTTTATGAATATAAAACATATCCCGTTTGATCCTGATCGCTCACGGTTTTCCATATCAGCCTCGGCAATCAGAAGTGATCTGTTTTCAAACTGGAATTTTCTGCCCGCTGCAGTGAAGCCTTTTTACGCGATTAAGATAGCGATACTCGGCACCGAATCTGTAGGGAAAAGTACTTTATCCGAACAGCTTGCTGAACATTATAATAGCAGTTTAGTGCCTGAGGCAGGTAGGGATTTAATAGCCGACTCAAACAGTTTTACTTATAATGATTTGCTAAGGGTATCGCACGAGCATTCAAAACGTGTTAAAGCTACCATGGCCGGGGATAATCCGCTAATCATTATGGATACAGATCTTCATATTACAATGTCATATTCGAGGTTTGTTTTTGACAAGGAGTTAGAACTAACGGATGAAATTTCGTCTGTCGACAAATCTCATCTGTATTTATATCTTGTAAACGATGTGCCCCACGTTCAGGATGGAACCCGGCTGGATTTGGAAAGGCGGAATGCCTTGGATGCAAGCCACCGGCGGGTTTTATTTGATAATAATATCCCTTTTATTGAATTAAAAGGTTCGTGGGAAGAGCGTTTCACCGCTGCGCTCCGGAATATAGACCATCTTATCGCTCAAAAATAA
- the pnuC gene encoding nicotinamide riboside transporter PnuC, whose product MSFFDIQNTAFTILNYHVSYIELLGTVFGLISVYYASAVNVLTWPTGILNELFFFILFFQVRLYADMFLQVYFFVITIYGWYNWNSGKTDLSISGLDLKAMLILLLLMAMGSVGVGVLIKNIHHLLPRYFSVPAAFPFIDSAVMVASIFATVLLSRKKIETWYLWIAVDVVCVGLYFKKQIYFFSIEYFIFLLLASYGLYHWRKELKND is encoded by the coding sequence ATGAGCTTTTTCGATATACAAAATACGGCCTTTACCATTTTAAACTATCATGTAAGTTACATTGAATTGTTGGGCACCGTATTCGGTTTAATTTCCGTATACTATGCCTCGGCTGTAAATGTGCTCACCTGGCCAACCGGCATACTCAATGAACTCTTCTTTTTTATATTGTTTTTCCAGGTGCGGTTATATGCCGATATGTTTTTGCAGGTATACTTTTTTGTGATAACCATTTATGGCTGGTATAATTGGAATTCCGGTAAAACGGATCTCAGCATAAGCGGCCTTGATTTAAAAGCAATGCTTATATTACTGCTTTTAATGGCAATGGGTTCGGTAGGTGTGGGTGTTTTAATAAAAAATATACACCACCTGTTACCGCGTTATTTCAGCGTTCCTGCAGCTTTTCCATTTATCGACTCGGCGGTGATGGTTGCCAGTATTTTTGCTACCGTATTACTATCCCGCAAAAAAATAGAAACATGGTATTTATGGATTGCGGTTGATGTTGTTTGCGTTGGTCTTTATTTTAAAAAGCAGATTTATTTTTTTAGTATCGAATATTTTATCTTCCTGTTACTGGCCTCATACGGACTTTATCACTGGAGAAAAGAATTAAAAAATGACTAA
- a CDS encoding DoxX family protein: MSRFEELYYGAKADNWFKRFVIFCRVALAASFIPAGYVKIMGERFASGLPSNNPLGHYFDALHLTGYYYTFIGVVQLITAILLVIPRTSLLGALMYFPIIANICVLTYATRFDGTRLVTMLVLACLFLLIWDYDRLKHILPFKQAQTDPSVLRNPAGKRLRFIFFGGCIAVLAILIIGTSYLYEISPGNSEEECRNQCAPGKNGAACRFFCDCIYKEGKPLDSCLATFNRAKQLNRAPAK; encoded by the coding sequence ATGAGCAGATTTGAAGAGCTATACTACGGAGCAAAAGCCGATAACTGGTTTAAACGGTTTGTCATTTTCTGCCGGGTTGCTTTAGCAGCCAGCTTTATCCCTGCCGGTTATGTTAAAATTATGGGAGAACGTTTCGCCTCCGGTTTGCCCTCTAATAATCCATTAGGGCATTATTTTGATGCGCTGCATCTTACCGGCTATTACTATACATTTATCGGTGTTGTTCAACTAATAACAGCTATCCTCCTTGTTATTCCACGCACTTCTCTTCTGGGCGCATTAATGTATTTTCCCATCATCGCCAATATCTGCGTGCTTACCTACGCTACCCGCTTTGATGGTACCCGGCTGGTAACAATGTTGGTGTTGGCCTGTTTGTTTTTGCTGATCTGGGATTATGATCGGTTAAAACATATTCTGCCATTTAAGCAAGCTCAAACAGATCCGTCGGTGTTAAGAAACCCTGCAGGCAAGCGCCTCAGGTTTATATTTTTTGGAGGTTGCATTGCGGTGTTGGCCATCCTTATTATCGGTACATCTTATTTATATGAGATTAGCCCCGGCAATTCTGAAGAGGAATGCCGTAATCAGTGCGCTCCCGGTAAAAATGGAGCCGCATGCCGGTTTTTTTGCGATTGTATTTATAAAGAGGGAAAACCTTTGGATAGCTGCCTGGCAACTTTTAATAGAGCAAAACAGCTTAATAGGGCGCCTGCAAAATAA
- a CDS encoding acyltransferase family protein — protein MNNNELATRPHYPILDGLRGVAAIIVVTFHLTEPLATGHLDNLVNHGYLAVDFFFLLSGFVMGYAYDSRWDKMTIGSFFKRRIERLQPMVVLGMTLGAIGFYFTDSTLWPLIHTVPVWKMLIVMLIGYTILPIPLSLDIRGWEEMHPLNSVGWSLFFEYVANILYAVWIRKFSKTALGILVLIAAIALAHLAITNGDVSGGWTLNVPQVRIGLTRTIYPFFAGLLLSRIAKPVQIKNAFLWCSLLLAIVLYMPRIGGAGNVWMNGIYESVCIIIVFPFIVYLGTGSLMQSQTQNRICKFLGEISYPLYLVHYPLVYFYVAWISNNKGTTITQAWPYALLILTGAIVLAWAALKWYDEPVRKWLRKKLG, from the coding sequence ATGAACAACAATGAGCTGGCCACAAGGCCGCACTACCCTATTTTAGATGGACTTCGCGGTGTTGCGGCCATCATCGTTGTAACTTTTCACTTAACCGAGCCGTTAGCCACCGGGCATTTAGATAACCTTGTTAATCATGGCTATCTCGCAGTTGATTTTTTCTTTTTGCTATCAGGTTTTGTTATGGGCTATGCTTATGACAGCCGCTGGGATAAAATGACTATTGGCAGTTTCTTCAAACGCCGCATCGAACGCCTTCAGCCCATGGTGGTTTTGGGGATGACCCTCGGCGCTATCGGTTTTTATTTTACAGATTCTACGCTGTGGCCACTCATCCATACTGTACCGGTATGGAAAATGCTGATTGTGATGCTGATTGGCTATACCATCCTGCCGATACCCTTATCGCTCGATATTCGTGGATGGGAAGAGATGCACCCGCTTAACAGCGTTGGCTGGTCGTTGTTTTTTGAATACGTTGCCAATATTCTCTACGCTGTATGGATCAGGAAATTCTCTAAAACAGCATTAGGGATCTTAGTGCTCATTGCTGCTATCGCACTTGCACATCTGGCCATTACCAACGGTGATGTAAGCGGCGGTTGGACACTGAATGTACCGCAGGTGCGCATTGGGCTAACACGTACCATTTATCCGTTTTTTGCCGGTTTGCTGCTTTCGCGGATAGCAAAACCTGTGCAAATTAAAAATGCCTTTTTATGGTGCAGCCTTTTATTGGCGATAGTGCTTTACATGCCACGCATTGGCGGCGCGGGGAATGTTTGGATGAATGGCATTTACGAGTCTGTTTGCATTATTATCGTTTTTCCCTTTATTGTATACCTTGGTACCGGCAGCCTGATGCAAAGCCAAACCCAAAACAGGATTTGCAAATTTTTAGGTGAGATCTCCTATCCGCTTTACCTGGTACATTACCCGCTGGTTTATTTTTATGTGGCTTGGATCAGCAATAATAAAGGCACAACCATTACACAGGCCTGGCCTTATGCCTTGCTTATTTTAACCGGAGCGATAGTTTTAGCCTGGGCAGCTTTGAAATGGTATGATGAGCCTGTGCGGAAGTGGCTGAGAAAGAAGCTTGGGTAG